TTTAAAGCCATACTACAAGCAACTTTCGGAGCAGTATTTCAGAAATTTGAGCCAGTAAAAGCCCTATTTGGCTGCATTATCACCCTTATGGAAGATTATTTCTTTCAATGAAATTTGTGAAAGCAAAATATTTTAGCATCTTTGCACCCCAAAATTTTTGAAGCAATGGCTCGTGTATGTGAATTAACAGGAAAACGTCCGGTAAGCGGAAATTATGTTTCGCACAGTAACCGCAAAACCAAACGTAAGTTTTTACCAAACTTACAAAAGAAACGTTTCTTCGTTCCTGAATTAGACCAATGGATTGAATTGCGTGTAGCAGCATCTACTTTACGCACTATCAACAAAAAAGGAATTTTCCAATATTTGAAAGAGTTAGATAAAAAAGCTGCTCTGTAAACATTTTTAAAACACTGCGAAAATGGCTAAGAAAAGTAAAGACGCACGCATTCAAATTATATTAGAATGCACCGAGCATAAAACAAGCGGTATGCCCGGAACATCTCGTTATGTTACCTATAAAAACCGCAAAAACACAACCGAAAGATTAGAATTGCGCAAGTTCAATGCAATTTTAAAAAGACATACTATTCACAAAGAAATTAAGTAACCTGTAAATAACTTAAGCAATGGCAAAGGTTTCGAAAAACTCAAGAACAGACCGTCAAGTACAAGCGGGCTCTAAAGATTACGTTAGAGTAATTAAAGCTGTAAAATCTAAAGGAGCATCTTATGGCTTCCTTGAAAAAATAGTGCACAAAGATAAAGTGCAAGAATTTTTAGCACAAAAAGACTAATCGAAAGCAATTTCAAAATTTTAAGCCTCTTCGCGAGGCTTTTTTTATTTACGTTTGGGCTATGGGCTTATTCAGTTTTTTTACCAAAGAAAAGAAAGACGACCTCGAAAAAGGATTGGAAAAAACCAAAGAAGGTTTCTTTTCAAGAATCGCAAAAGTCTTTACCGGTAAAAGCAAAATAGACGATGAAGTTTTAGATAACTTAGAAGAAGCACTTATTGCTTCGGATGTGGGCGTTGCCACCACTTCAAAACTCATTAAACGTATAGAAGCACGTGCCGCGCGCGATAAGTTTTCAAACGAAAGCGAAATGTATGCACTCATTCAAGATGAAGTTGCTACACTCCTTGCCGAAAGCCAAAATGCCGATGCCGAAAATTTTGATACACCTGCCGGGAAAAAGCCATTTGTAATAATGGTGGTGGGCGTAAACGGAGCAGGTAAAACTACTACTATCGGCAAACTTTCGCACCAGTTTAAGCAGGCAGGCAAAAAGGTATTGTTGGGCGCTGCCGATACTTTTAGGGCTGCTGCCATAGATCAATTAGATGTGTGGGCAAACCGTGCAGGGGTAGAAATAATAAAATCGCAAATGGGAGCCGATCCGGCTTCGGTTGCTTTTACAACTTTAGAAAGTGCCGTGGCAGGCAATGCAGATGTGGTAATTATTGATACTGCGGGGCGCTTGCACAACAGAGTGGATTTAATGAATGAGCTTACCAAGATAAGGCGCGTAATGCAAAAGGTAATTCCCGATGCGCCACACGAAGTATTATTGGTACTAGATGGCTCCACCGGGCAAAATGCTATTGAGCAAGCCAAGCAATTTACGGCAGCAACACAAGTTACGGCTCTTGCTATTACTAAGTTAGATGGAACTGCCAAAGGCGGTGTGGTATTGGGTATTACCGATCAATTTAAAATTCCTGTTAAGTATATTGGCGTGGGCGAAGCCATAGATAAACTGCAAGTTTTTAACCGTAAACTGTTTGTGGAAAGTTTATTTAAACGCGCGTAACAGCTTGTTTAATTTTTCAAACTGCCTAATAGGCTTTTTCGCTTCAATACATCTTCTATAATAATTAAGCCAATGGCGTAAAACGGCATAATTGGAATTTTGTAGCGTACCAATGCGCCAAAGTTGAAACTGGTAATGCCTACGGCAAAAGCAAGAATTAAAGCAAAAATAAAGCAGAATATAATATTGGAATCCAAAGCCAGTGCTTCGGGTAGGCGTATAATTTTCGATTGCCAAAGCACCCGGAGTGTAAGGAAGAAAAATATCAATCCCTCTATGGATGCTAAGAGGTTAAACACGCTACCTGCTTCCCATAAAAAGGGTCGAAATAGCGTAACAATTATTCCTTGCGGAAGAATTTTAACTAAGCCTGTAATAGAAAAATCGCCTACGCCCTCAATAGTGTAAGAAGCACCTCCGGTTGCTTGGTGCCACGATTGGTATCCTTCGGCAGTTTGCTCTAATTTGTCTAAGGAGTATTTGCCTA
This genomic stretch from Chitinophagales bacterium harbors:
- the rpmG gene encoding 50S ribosomal protein L33 translates to MAKKSKDARIQIILECTEHKTSGMPGTSRYVTYKNRKNTTERLELRKFNAILKRHTIHKEIK
- the rpmB gene encoding 50S ribosomal protein L28 translates to MARVCELTGKRPVSGNYVSHSNRKTKRKFLPNLQKKRFFVPELDQWIELRVAASTLRTINKKGIFQYLKELDKKAAL
- a CDS encoding DUF4295 family protein, yielding MAKVSKNSRTDRQVQAGSKDYVRVIKAVKSKGASYGFLEKIVHKDKVQEFLAQKD
- the ftsY gene encoding signal recognition particle-docking protein FtsY translates to MGLFSFFTKEKKDDLEKGLEKTKEGFFSRIAKVFTGKSKIDDEVLDNLEEALIASDVGVATTSKLIKRIEARAARDKFSNESEMYALIQDEVATLLAESQNADAENFDTPAGKKPFVIMVVGVNGAGKTTTIGKLSHQFKQAGKKVLLGAADTFRAAAIDQLDVWANRAGVEIIKSQMGADPASVAFTTLESAVAGNADVVIIDTAGRLHNRVDLMNELTKIRRVMQKVIPDAPHEVLLVLDGSTGQNAIEQAKQFTAATQVTALAITKLDGTAKGGVVLGITDQFKIPVKYIGVGEAIDKLQVFNRKLFVESLFKRA